The DNA sequence CGCGATTACCTGAAAAACCCCGGCCTGCACCGCACCCTGTTCGGTGACGGCATCGCCACCACCGCCGCCGGCCTGTTTGGCGGCCCGCCCAACACCACCTACGCCGAGGTGACTGGCGCGGTGATGCTGACCAAGAACTACAACCCCAAAATCATGACCTGGGCGGCGATCTTCGCCATCAGCCTGGCGTTCATCGGCAAGTTCGGCGCGCTGCTGCAAAGTATCCCGGTACCGGTGATGGGCGGGATCCTATGCCTGTTGTTCGGTTCGATTGCCGCGGTGGGCATGAACACCCTGATCCGCCACAAGATCGACCTGGGCGAAGCACGCAACCTGGTGATCGTCTCGGTGACGCTGGTGTTCGGCATCGGCGGGGTGCTGGTGGGCACCGGCACGGGCCCGGACGACTTCGGCCTCAAGGGCATTGCGCTGTGCGCAGTGGTGGCGATCGCGCTGAACCTGCTGCTGCCGGGTAATGACAGTTGGAAGCACAAGAAGGCGGATGAGCCGCTGATTTGATGGGGACTTGAAGTTTTTGCCTTCTGTCAGATCGCTATCGCGAGCAAGCTCGCTCCCACAAGGGTTCTTGCTGTGAACACAAATTTTGTGAACACACGAGATCCACTGTGGGAGCGAGCTTGCTCGCGATGGGGCCCTTGAATTTATAGCGCGATCGGCGCCCGCTCACACAGCGTACTCAACGCCTTGGCCCACTGCGGCTCGTCATTGAGGCACGGCACCAGCACCAACTCTTCCCCGCCCGCCTCGCGGAACTGCTCGCGCCCACGATCACCGATTTCCTCCAGGGTTTCGATGCAGTCGGCGACGAATGCCGGGCACATCACCAGCACTTTCTTCACACCACTTTTGGCCAATTCATCCAGGCGCGCCTCGGTGTAGGGTTCGATCCACTTGGCGCGGCCCAGTCGCGACTGGAACGACACCGACCACTGGCCATCCTTCAGGCCCATGCGCTGGGCGAACAGTTCGGCGGTGCGAATGCATTGCGCGCGGTAACACGTGGCCATGACCTCTGGCGGCGCGTTCTTGCAGCAATCGGCATCCTTGAAGCAATGAAATCCGGTCGGGTCGAGCTTGGTCAGGTGCCGTTCCGGCAAGCCGTGGAAACTCAGCAGCAGATGATCGTAATCCTGCATCAGATACGGCTTGGCGCTGGCGACCAAGGCATCGAGGTATTCCGGCTGATCGTAGAACGGCTGGAGAATCGAGAGCTGCACATTGAGTTTCTTGACCCGCACCACCCGCCGGGCTTCCTCGATCACCGTGGTCACGGTACTGTCGGCAAACTGCGGATACAGCGGTGCCAACGTGATGTTCTTGTGGCCCTGGCTCGCCAGGCGCACCAGCGTCGACTCAATGGACGGCTCGCCATAACGCATGGCCAGCTCCACCGGGCCCTGAGTCCATTGCGCGGTCATGGCGTGTTGCAGCCGACGGCTGAGCACTACCAGCGGCGAACCCTCGTCCCACCAGATCGAGGCATAGGCGTGGGCCGACTGCTCAGGACGCTTGATCAGGATCAGCGACACCAGCAAACGGCGCACCGGCCAAGGCAGGTCGATGACGTACGGGTCCATCAGAAATTGATTGAGGTAGCGGCGCACATCGGCCACCGAGGTGGAAGCAGGCGAACCCAGATTCACCAGAAGCAACGCGTGATCGGTCATGCAACGTCCTATTTCAAAGGCGGCCCGACAAATCGTCGAGGGCCGCAGGCAAATCAGTGAACCGAAAAGTGAAACCCGCTGCCTGCAATCGGACCGGCGTGGCCCGCTGGCCGCCCAACAGCAGCAATGACAATTCTCCCAGCGCGATTTTCAGTGCCAGTTCCGGCATCGGCACCACGGCAGGCCGATGCAGCACACGCCCCAGCGCCTTGGCAAAATCGCGGTTACGCACCGGGTTCGGAGCGCAGGCATTATAAGGACCGCTGACATCAAAACGGTGCAGAAGAAAGTCAATCAGGGCGATTTGATCGTCAATGTGAATCCACGGCATCCATTGCCGACCATTGCCGATACGCCCGCCCAGCGCCAGTTTGAACGGCAACAACAGGCGCGACAAAAAGCCGCCCTCGGCGGACAAGACCAGGCCGGTGCGCACCAACACCACGCGTATGCCCATGGCCTCGGCCCGTTGCGCGGTTTCTTCCCAAGCAATGCACAACTGACTGGCGAAATCCTCGCTGACCGGCCCCGACTCCTCAGTCAACTCACGCTCGCCGCCATCGCCGTACCAACCCACTGCGGAACCTGAAATCAGCACCTGCGGTTTCGGCTCGCAACGCTCCATCCACGCCAGTAAAACTTCAGTCAGGGTGATGCGGCTGCTCCACAGCAACAGTTTGCGTTTATGGGTCCAAAGCCGGTCGGCAATCGGAGCGCCAGCGAGGTTGACCACCGCGTCCACCGGCTCGCCAATCTCGTCGAGCTTGGCCACTCCGCGCACCTGCGCGCCGCAGATTTTCGCCACTTCTTCGGGTCGCCGGCTCCAGACCGTCAAGCGATGTCCCTGTTCCAACCAGAGGCGGCAGAGCTGACGTCCGATCAAACCAGTACCGCCGGTCAGCAATATGTGCATGAGATGTTCCTCGCATCGCGTTTTAATCGGCCCACTAGTCTATTTTTATAAGCAGGGATTTTTCGTATCGGACAGGGTCTGTGTTTAACAATAGGACAACCTGTCCAAACGCGAACGGTAAAACTTATACCAAAAACCCGAATTGTACAGGTTTAAACGACGGCGTAGCCTGTACAGAAAGGTAAACGAGGCCCTCATGACTGTACCTATCGCAATCATCGGCACCGGCATCGCCGGACTCTCAGCCGCCCAGGCCCTGACGGAGGCCGGGCATATCGTTCAACTCTTCGATAAAAGCCATGGCAGCGGCGGGCGGATGTCAAGCAAACGCAGCGATGCCGGCGCGCTGGACATGGGCGCGCAATACTTCACCGCCCGCGATCGACGCTTTGTCATGGAAGTCCAGCGTTGGCAAGCCAACGGCTGGGCGGCGGAATGGAACCCGCAACTCTATAATTTCCAGGGTGGGCAACTGAGCCCTTCACCGGATGAACAGACCCGCTGGGTCGGCACTCCGCGCATGAGCGCCATCACCCGCGCCCTGCTCGGCA is a window from the Pseudomonas brassicacearum genome containing:
- the hemH gene encoding ferrochelatase translates to MTDHALLLVNLGSPASTSVADVRRYLNQFLMDPYVIDLPWPVRRLLVSLILIKRPEQSAHAYASIWWDEGSPLVVLSRRLQHAMTAQWTQGPVELAMRYGEPSIESTLVRLASQGHKNITLAPLYPQFADSTVTTVIEEARRVVRVKKLNVQLSILQPFYDQPEYLDALVASAKPYLMQDYDHLLLSFHGLPERHLTKLDPTGFHCFKDADCCKNAPPEVMATCYRAQCIRTAELFAQRMGLKDGQWSVSFQSRLGRAKWIEPYTEARLDELAKSGVKKVLVMCPAFVADCIETLEEIGDRGREQFREAGGEELVLVPCLNDEPQWAKALSTLCERAPIAL
- a CDS encoding TIGR01777 family oxidoreductase yields the protein MHILLTGGTGLIGRQLCRLWLEQGHRLTVWSRRPEEVAKICGAQVRGVAKLDEIGEPVDAVVNLAGAPIADRLWTHKRKLLLWSSRITLTEVLLAWMERCEPKPQVLISGSAVGWYGDGGERELTEESGPVSEDFASQLCIAWEETAQRAEAMGIRVVLVRTGLVLSAEGGFLSRLLLPFKLALGGRIGNGRQWMPWIHIDDQIALIDFLLHRFDVSGPYNACAPNPVRNRDFAKALGRVLHRPAVVPMPELALKIALGELSLLLLGGQRATPVRLQAAGFTFRFTDLPAALDDLSGRL